From the genome of Pelobacter propionicus DSM 2379, one region includes:
- a CDS encoding YhdH/YhfP family quinone oxidoreductase has product MSNTFKALLVIQPEKKVFTRTIVERQIDDLPAGELLVLVHYSSLNFKDALSAMGNPGVTRNYPHTPGIDAAGEVLSCSDGSFVPGDQVIVTSYDLGMDTDGGFGQIIRVPSQWALKLPVGLSLRESMMLGTAGLTAALSIYEIEQGVVKPEDGPILVTGATGGVGSLAVAILAKAGYQVVAATGKMTEADYLKSIGAADVIERNDVTQGSERPMMKPLWAGVVDCVGGEMLAAAIKSTKPGGIVTCCGLVGSSDLSLNVFPFILRGVRLIGIDSAECPMTHRTEVWRNMATKWKLTALESMVEEVGLEGLEDKIQSMLKGGLKRRILVRLS; this is encoded by the coding sequence ATGTCAAACACATTCAAGGCACTGTTGGTTATACAACCAGAGAAGAAGGTCTTTACTCGCACGATTGTCGAACGCCAAATTGATGACCTCCCCGCCGGTGAGTTGCTCGTCCTGGTCCACTATTCATCTCTCAATTTCAAGGATGCTCTTTCTGCCATGGGTAATCCCGGCGTAACCCGCAACTATCCGCACACACCGGGGATTGATGCTGCCGGTGAAGTGCTTAGCTGCAGCGATGGCAGTTTTGTTCCCGGTGATCAGGTAATTGTCACGAGTTATGATCTCGGCATGGATACCGATGGCGGCTTCGGGCAGATAATCCGGGTGCCGAGCCAATGGGCATTAAAGCTTCCGGTTGGCCTTAGCTTAAGAGAAAGCATGATGTTGGGAACTGCCGGATTGACCGCAGCACTTTCGATCTACGAAATTGAGCAGGGTGTGGTAAAACCGGAAGATGGCCCAATACTGGTCACCGGAGCAACGGGTGGTGTCGGTAGTCTTGCGGTTGCAATTCTTGCAAAAGCTGGATACCAGGTAGTCGCCGCCACTGGGAAAATGACGGAAGCAGATTATTTAAAGTCAATCGGTGCAGCTGATGTGATCGAGCGGAACGATGTCACACAGGGAAGTGAACGGCCTATGATGAAGCCCCTTTGGGCCGGGGTTGTCGATTGTGTCGGTGGTGAGATGCTTGCGGCTGCCATCAAATCGACCAAGCCCGGAGGAATTGTAACCTGCTGCGGACTTGTCGGTTCCAGCGATCTGTCGCTGAATGTTTTTCCATTTATTCTCAGAGGAGTACGACTGATCGGGATTGATTCCGCTGAATGTCCGATGACTCACCGCACTGAAGTTTGGCGCAATATGGCAACGAAATGGAAACTCACTGCTCTTGAGTCGATGGTCGAAGAGGTTGGTCTTGAAGGACTTGAGGATAAGATTCAGTCGATGCTGAAGGGCGGGCTCAAAAGACGTATACTTGTGCGGTTGTCCTGA
- a CDS encoding CHC2 zinc finger domain-containing protein: MGLDKEKILASTDIPTLVRELLPEMKPVGTDQVLVNCVYHDDSNPSMSVQLSTGLHNCRGCGTTGTLFDLVMKCRGLDFAAACAWMAERAGLKDSPQKPKFKVTGKYPYRHADGTLAYWKERVEPGFNGRSKDFLFFHGDGVKPGQGFYLSKERKEPHKGRGGDPLPYRLPDLVKVPPDGLVFVVEGEKKADHLATWGLVATCLDSGAQTKLDKKQRKFVEVLAGKHVVILPDNDEAGETYATTIATALHGIAVSVKIVRLPGLPPKGDILDWAWTK, translated from the coding sequence GTGGGACTGGACAAAGAAAAAATTCTGGCGTCGACGGACATACCGACGCTCGTCCGGGAGCTGCTGCCGGAGATGAAGCCGGTGGGGACCGACCAGGTGCTGGTGAACTGCGTCTATCACGACGACTCGAACCCCAGCATGTCGGTCCAGCTGTCCACCGGCCTGCATAACTGCCGGGGGTGCGGAACAACCGGCACGCTCTTCGACCTGGTGATGAAGTGCCGGGGGCTGGATTTCGCCGCTGCATGCGCCTGGATGGCGGAGCGGGCAGGTCTGAAGGACTCTCCCCAGAAACCGAAGTTCAAGGTGACCGGCAAGTACCCCTATCGCCACGCTGATGGTACGCTCGCCTACTGGAAGGAGCGGGTGGAGCCTGGATTCAATGGCAGGTCGAAAGACTTTTTGTTTTTCCACGGCGATGGGGTAAAGCCGGGGCAGGGCTTTTACCTCTCAAAGGAGAGGAAGGAGCCGCACAAGGGGCGCGGCGGCGATCCGCTGCCGTACCGGCTGCCCGACCTGGTGAAGGTCCCTCCCGATGGCCTGGTGTTCGTGGTGGAGGGAGAGAAGAAGGCCGACCACCTGGCAACTTGGGGGCTGGTGGCCACCTGCCTGGACAGCGGGGCCCAGACGAAGCTGGACAAAAAACAGCGGAAGTTTGTGGAGGTTCTGGCTGGTAAGCATGTCGTCATCCTTCCGGACAACGACGAGGCCGGTGAGACCTACGCCACCACCATTGCTACGGCGCTGCACGGTATCGCCGTTTCGGTGAAGATCGTGAGACTGCCGGGCCTGCCACCGAAGGGCGACATCCTGGATTGGGCGTGGACAAAATGA
- a CDS encoding type II toxin-antitoxin system RelE family toxin encodes MKWVVRIRGKAEKQVAVLPRKVAEKLLFLMADIAENGPVRGDWPNYSKLPGNRHHCHLKKGKPTYVAVWQEEKELITVEIVYVGTHEKAPY; translated from the coding sequence ATGAAATGGGTGGTGAGGATTCGCGGAAAAGCCGAGAAACAGGTTGCGGTATTGCCCCGGAAGGTGGCGGAGAAGCTGCTGTTTCTCATGGCCGATATCGCCGAGAATGGCCCGGTGCGGGGAGACTGGCCGAACTATTCAAAGCTGCCGGGTAACCGGCATCACTGCCACTTGAAGAAGGGGAAACCCACGTATGTGGCTGTCTGGCAGGAAGAAAAAGAGCTGATTACCGTGGAGATCGTATATGTTGGCACGCACGAAAAAGCGCCCTACTGA
- a CDS encoding IS1182 family transposase: MKSKFIEVDRETPYLLPPSLQDWLPEKHLARFVVEIVEQLDLRSLKATYAGRGSQPYNPEMLVALLFYGYATGVFSSRKLERSTYDSVAFRFIAANSHPDHDTIATFRRHFLPQLNKLFAQILLIAHQMEVLKLGNVSLDGSKIKANASKHKALSYEHACKLEEQIKAEVGELLKKAEAADRADIPDGMNIPEELERREKRLSAIAAAKVEIEKRAAERHAREQAAYEKKVAERAKKEQATGKKAKGKEPKPPKSGPTAKDQVNLTDEESRIMPTSGGGFEQTYNAQAGVDTASKLIVSAHVTQNPNDKQELTPTLENLAALPEKLGKATDLVADSGYFSETNVTACEENGITPYIAVDRQSHNVPLMERFAEPPPLPEDADSVARMKHRLKTPSGKAIYAQRKVTSEPVFGIIKAVMGFRSFLLRGFEAVKGEWNLVCMAYNIKRLHVLAG; encoded by the coding sequence ATGAAATCAAAGTTTATTGAAGTTGACCGGGAAACACCCTATCTGCTCCCGCCATCGCTGCAGGATTGGCTACCAGAAAAGCACTTGGCCCGGTTTGTGGTCGAAATTGTCGAACAGCTCGACCTGCGCTCTTTGAAAGCTACCTATGCCGGCCGAGGCTCGCAGCCCTATAACCCTGAGATGCTGGTAGCATTGTTGTTTTACGGTTATGCGACAGGCGTATTCTCCAGCCGGAAGCTTGAGCGCAGCACCTACGACTCCGTGGCATTCCGGTTCATAGCGGCAAACAGTCATCCTGACCACGATACCATTGCCACCTTCCGCCGGCATTTTCTGCCGCAACTGAACAAGCTGTTTGCCCAGATTCTGCTGATCGCTCATCAGATGGAGGTGCTGAAACTGGGCAACGTTAGTTTGGATGGCAGCAAAATCAAGGCGAACGCCTCCAAGCACAAGGCGCTGAGCTATGAGCATGCCTGCAAGCTTGAAGAGCAGATCAAGGCTGAGGTTGGCGAACTGCTCAAAAAGGCCGAGGCAGCGGACCGTGCCGATATTCCGGACGGCATGAACATCCCCGAAGAACTGGAACGTCGGGAAAAGCGTCTTTCCGCCATTGCCGCAGCCAAGGTCGAGATCGAAAAACGAGCCGCTGAGCGCCATGCTCGTGAACAGGCCGCTTATGAGAAGAAAGTCGCCGAACGGGCCAAGAAGGAGCAGGCAACGGGCAAGAAGGCCAAGGGGAAAGAGCCGAAACCGCCCAAATCCGGCCCCACTGCCAAAGATCAGGTCAATCTGACCGATGAAGAGTCGCGGATCATGCCGACCTCCGGTGGCGGATTCGAGCAGACTTACAACGCCCAGGCCGGTGTGGATACAGCATCAAAGCTCATCGTTTCGGCCCATGTTACCCAGAATCCCAATGACAAACAGGAGCTGACACCGACCCTGGAGAACCTGGCGGCGCTGCCTGAGAAGCTTGGCAAGGCAACCGATCTGGTAGCTGACAGTGGCTACTTCAGCGAAACCAATGTAACTGCCTGTGAGGAGAACGGGATAACTCCCTACATTGCCGTAGACCGGCAGAGTCACAACGTGCCACTGATGGAGCGCTTTGCCGAACCGCCGCCGTTACCCGAAGATGCCGATTCCGTGGCCAGAATGAAGCATCGCCTGAAGACACCTTCCGGCAAGGCGATCTACGCCCAGCGAAAAGTCACCTCGGAACCGGTCTTCGGCATCATCAAGGCGGTCATGGGATTCAGAAGCTTTCTTCTTCGTGGCTTTGAAGCAGTAAAAGGCGAATGGAACCTCGTCTGCATGGCCTACAACATCAAACGGCTGCATGTCTTGGCCGGATAG
- a CDS encoding winged helix-turn-helix transcriptional regulator: MVRDPDIRCGVEVTLAVMGGKWKGLVLWHLRLKTLRFAQLQRRLRTVTQKMLTQQLRELEANGLIHRQIYAEVPPRVEYSLTDEGRRVVPILELMCQWGQDYLQKTEGVTLSCTNEQ; this comes from the coding sequence ATGGTGAGAGATCCGGACATTCGTTGTGGCGTTGAAGTTACCCTGGCGGTCATGGGAGGCAAATGGAAGGGGCTGGTGCTCTGGCATCTGCGACTCAAAACCCTTCGCTTCGCTCAGTTGCAGCGACGTCTGAGGACAGTTACCCAGAAGATGCTGACACAGCAGCTGCGCGAACTTGAAGCGAACGGACTTATCCACCGGCAAATATACGCCGAGGTCCCGCCGCGCGTCGAATACTCCTTAACCGATGAGGGACGAAGAGTTGTTCCGATACTGGAATTGATGTGCCAGTGGGGTCAGGATTATCTACAGAAGACAGAGGGTGTCACCCTAAGTTGCACTAATGAACAGTGA
- a CDS encoding CopG family ribbon-helix-helix protein: MQKAPARDTISLRLSPGTKQRIERLAKATRRSKTFVIEEAITNYLNLNEWQVQSILEGIKEVEAGETTPHDAVLAKWEARACE, from the coding sequence ATGCAAAAGGCCCCGGCAAGAGACACCATCTCCCTTCGGCTTTCACCCGGAACAAAGCAGAGGATAGAGCGACTCGCCAAGGCCACCCGCCGCTCGAAAACCTTTGTCATCGAGGAGGCCATCACCAATTACCTGAATCTGAACGAATGGCAGGTGCAGAGTATTCTTGAAGGAATCAAGGAGGTTGAGGCGGGAGAAACGACCCCCCATGATGCGGTTCTTGCCAAGTGGGAGGCCAGAGCTTGCGAGTAG
- a CDS encoding BRO-N domain-containing protein, producing MNRNQMQVFCFEDAAVRTIERNGEPWFVGKDVAEILGYAAPRNAIRDFCKGGIKSMLPTGGGLQEMTIIPERDLYRLIMRSKLPAAERFEEWVVAEVLPAIRKTGFYNIMRRDPEWQGTRHGGKFCHRLFTDVIREFVEYARKQDSRHADQYFVNYTRMIYRELGIAPPAASNGVTRDFLDVLELSIVSSAEMVCVGIIKGGIAAGKHYRQIFQDTKVAICDYARKINPARQLADNAQLSMRREVAL from the coding sequence ATGAACCGGAATCAGATGCAGGTGTTTTGTTTCGAGGATGCAGCCGTGAGGACCATCGAGAGGAATGGCGAGCCGTGGTTCGTGGGAAAGGATGTGGCTGAGATTTTGGGGTATGCCGCACCACGCAACGCAATACGGGACTTCTGCAAAGGGGGCATTAAATCAATGCTCCCTACAGGTGGCGGATTGCAGGAAATGACCATCATCCCGGAGCGCGATCTCTACCGTCTCATCATGCGCTCAAAGCTCCCCGCTGCCGAGCGATTCGAGGAGTGGGTTGTCGCCGAAGTCCTCCCGGCGATCCGGAAGACCGGCTTCTACAACATCATGCGGCGCGACCCCGAGTGGCAAGGTACGCGACATGGCGGCAAGTTCTGTCATCGACTTTTCACCGATGTCATACGCGAGTTCGTTGAGTATGCCCGCAAGCAGGATTCGAGGCATGCCGACCAGTACTTCGTCAACTACACCCGAATGATCTACCGTGAGCTTGGTATTGCTCCGCCCGCAGCTTCTAATGGCGTCACCCGTGATTTTCTAGATGTGCTGGAGCTTTCCATTGTCAGCAGCGCCGAAATGGTCTGCGTTGGCATCATTAAGGGCGGCATAGCGGCCGGAAAACATTACCGGCAAATCTTTCAAGATACGAAAGTTGCCATTTGCGATTACGCGCGGAAGATCAATCCGGCGCGCCAGCTTGCCGACAATGCCCAGCTATCCATGAGAAGAGAGGTGGCGCTGTGA
- a CDS encoding helix-turn-helix domain-containing protein produces MLARTKKRPTDSRVPLTLMVHPVNVERIKRYVASIEPEKGDEGSITLDEFFVKTFPGETKPAVVLRGSRGRENLTQKQLAEATGIPQRHISEMEHGKREIGKERAKKLAAALHCDYRLFL; encoded by the coding sequence ATGTTGGCACGCACGAAAAAGCGCCCTACTGATAGTCGCGTCCCTTTGACGCTGATGGTCCATCCCGTCAACGTGGAGAGGATCAAGCGGTATGTCGCCAGCATCGAGCCGGAAAAAGGCGATGAGGGGAGCATTACCCTTGATGAGTTCTTCGTCAAGACCTTCCCAGGAGAGACGAAACCGGCTGTTGTCCTGCGCGGTTCCAGGGGTCGAGAAAACCTGACCCAGAAGCAGCTTGCGGAGGCGACGGGCATTCCGCAGCGGCACATCAGTGAGATGGAGCACGGCAAGCGGGAGATAGGAAAGGAACGCGCCAAGAAGCTGGCCGCCGCGCTTCACTGCGACTATCGGCTGTTTCTGTAG
- a CDS encoding type II toxin-antitoxin system RelE/ParE family toxin — protein MRVEWTTGAQRNLDSIERYIARDNPTAAAKTVLKIVKRTFSQLSTQPSSGKPGRIDGTRELIFTEFPYIVIYTVRQDAVFILRVFHTSQCLENLPEQ, from the coding sequence TTGCGAGTAGAATGGACAACGGGAGCCCAGCGAAACCTTGACTCCATCGAGCGCTACATTGCCAGGGACAACCCCACCGCAGCAGCAAAGACCGTCCTCAAGATCGTCAAACGAACCTTCAGCCAACTATCAACCCAGCCCTCCAGCGGCAAGCCCGGCAGGATCGACGGAACGCGCGAACTGATCTTTACCGAGTTCCCCTACATCGTCATCTACACGGTACGCCAAGACGCTGTCTTCATTCTCCGAGTATTCCACACGTCCCAATGCCTTGAAAACCTGCCGGAACAATAA
- a CDS encoding helix-turn-helix domain-containing protein produces the protein MAKGSGSGKTPERLVEYINKAIAEKGQKALEIEVGLSTSMISRYKRGIGEPTASTLQKFADYFGVSVWELRGDDFSLELNKMSTSYETSNGTISENIDIDSINGETKKTLLRLSKDLLLDILSRATGSPKEEKQYVVSLNIENGKLVGATARPIAENETDTNAGTASNRDPDKPVRSKATNKNDKRKTN, from the coding sequence ATGGCCAAAGGAAGCGGCAGCGGAAAAACACCCGAAAGACTAGTGGAATACATAAATAAGGCTATTGCAGAGAAGGGTCAAAAAGCGCTTGAAATTGAAGTAGGTTTGAGCACTTCCATGATTAGCAGATACAAAAGAGGGATCGGAGAGCCTACGGCATCAACATTGCAGAAGTTTGCTGATTACTTCGGAGTGAGTGTTTGGGAGTTGCGAGGGGATGACTTTTCTTTAGAGTTGAACAAGATGTCAACATCTTATGAAACAAGCAACGGAACCATCTCTGAAAACATCGATATTGACTCTATAAACGGAGAAACAAAAAAGACTCTTCTTCGCTTATCAAAGGATTTGTTGCTTGATATTCTTTCAAGAGCCACTGGAAGCCCAAAAGAAGAAAAACAATATGTTGTATCTCTTAATATTGAAAACGGAAAACTTGTTGGTGCCACAGCAAGACCTATTGCAGAAAACGAGACGGACACGAATGCAGGTACGGCATCAAACCGTGACCCAGACAAACCTGTCCGCAGCAAAGCAACAAATAAAAATGACAAAAGGAAGACTAACTGA
- a CDS encoding IS1182 family transposase, which yields MKSKFIEVDRETPYLLPPSLQDWLPEKHLARFVVEIVEQLDLRSLKATYAGRGSQPYNPEMLVALLFYGYATGVFSSRKLERSTYDSVAFRFIAANSHPDHDTIATFRRRFLPQLNKLFAQILLIAHQMEVLKLGNVSLDGSKIKANASKHKALSYEHACKLEEQIKAEVGELLKKAEAADRADIPDGMNIPEELERREKRLSAIAAAKVEIEKRAAERHAREQAAYEKKVAERAKKEQATGKKAKGKEPKPPKSGPTAKDQVNLTDEESRIMPTSGGGFEQTYNAQAGVDTASKLIVSAHVTQNPNDKQELTPTLENLAALPEKLGKATDLVADSGYFSETNVTACEENGITPYIAVDRQSHNVPLMERFAEPPPLPEDADSVARMKHRLKTPSGKAIYAQRKVTSEPVFGIIKAVMGFRSFLLRGFEAVKGEWNLVCMAYNIKRLHVLAG from the coding sequence ATGAAATCAAAGTTTATTGAAGTTGACCGGGAAACACCCTATCTGCTCCCGCCATCGCTGCAGGATTGGCTACCAGAAAAGCACTTGGCCCGGTTTGTGGTCGAAATTGTCGAACAGCTCGACCTGCGCTCTTTGAAAGCTACCTATGCCGGCCGAGGCTCGCAGCCCTATAACCCTGAGATGCTGGTAGCATTGTTGTTTTACGGTTATGCGACAGGCGTATTCTCCAGCCGGAAGCTTGAGCGCAGCACCTACGACTCCGTGGCATTCCGGTTCATAGCGGCAAACAGTCATCCTGACCACGATACCATTGCCACCTTCCGCCGGCGTTTTCTGCCGCAACTGAACAAGCTGTTTGCCCAGATTCTGCTGATCGCTCATCAGATGGAGGTGCTGAAACTGGGCAACGTTAGTTTGGATGGCAGCAAAATCAAGGCGAACGCCTCCAAGCACAAGGCGCTGAGCTATGAGCATGCCTGCAAGCTTGAAGAGCAGATCAAGGCTGAGGTTGGCGAACTGCTCAAAAAGGCCGAGGCAGCGGACCGTGCCGATATTCCGGACGGCATGAACATCCCCGAAGAACTGGAACGTCGGGAAAAGCGTCTTTCCGCCATTGCCGCAGCCAAGGTCGAGATCGAAAAACGAGCCGCTGAGCGCCATGCTCGTGAACAGGCCGCTTATGAGAAGAAAGTCGCCGAACGGGCCAAGAAGGAGCAGGCAACGGGCAAGAAGGCCAAGGGGAAAGAGCCGAAACCGCCCAAATCCGGCCCCACTGCCAAAGATCAGGTCAATCTGACCGATGAAGAGTCGCGGATCATGCCGACCTCCGGTGGCGGATTCGAGCAGACTTACAACGCCCAGGCCGGTGTGGATACAGCATCAAAGCTCATCGTTTCGGCCCATGTTACCCAGAATCCCAATGACAAACAGGAGCTGACACCGACCCTGGAGAACCTGGCGGCGCTGCCTGAGAAGCTTGGCAAGGCAACCGATCTGGTAGCTGACAGTGGCTACTTCAGCGAAACCAATGTAACTGCCTGTGAGGAGAACGGGATAACTCCCTACATTGCCGTAGACCGGCAGAGTCACAACGTGCCACTGATGGAGCGCTTTGCCGAACCGCCGCCGTTACCCGAAGATGCCGATTCCGTGGCCAGAATGAAGCATCGCCTGAAGACACCTTCCGGCAAGGCGATCTACGCCCAGCGAAAAGTCACCTCGGAACCGGTCTTCGGCATCATCAAGGCGGTCATGGGATTCAGAAGCTTTCTTCTTCGTGGCTTTGAAGCAGTAAAAGGCGAATGGAACCTCGTCTGCATGGCCTACAACATCAAACGGCTGCATGTCTTGGCCGGATAG
- a CDS encoding recombinase family protein: MSGQRIGYVRVSSIDQNCDRQLDGIELDRVFTDKASGKDVSRPALAEMVRFVREGDRIVVHSLDRLARNLDDLRKLVSDLTGRGVTVEFVKENLTFSGDDSPMSTLLLSVMGAFAEFERALIRERQREGIAIAKQAGAYKGRKREMSDERIAEIKRRVANGDKKAAIARDMGISRETVYQYLRS; encoded by the coding sequence ATGAGCGGTCAGAGAATAGGCTATGTGAGGGTGTCCAGTATTGACCAAAACTGCGACAGGCAGCTTGACGGCATCGAACTGGACCGAGTTTTCACCGATAAGGCATCAGGAAAAGACGTGAGCAGACCGGCACTCGCCGAGATGGTGCGCTTCGTGCGGGAAGGGGATCGAATCGTTGTCCATTCGCTTGATCGTCTCGCCCGCAACCTGGATGACCTGAGAAAACTGGTATCCGATCTTACCGGGCGCGGTGTCACCGTCGAGTTCGTCAAAGAGAATCTTACCTTCTCTGGTGATGACTCGCCCATGTCAACCCTGCTACTATCCGTCATGGGGGCTTTCGCCGAGTTCGAGCGGGCGCTTATCAGGGAGCGTCAACGTGAAGGTATCGCCATCGCCAAGCAGGCAGGAGCCTACAAGGGCCGCAAACGGGAAATGTCGGATGAGCGAATTGCCGAGATCAAGCGGCGGGTGGCCAATGGTGACAAGAAGGCCGCGATAGCCCGCGACATGGGAATCAGCCGGGAGACGGTTTACCAGTACCTCAGAAGTTGA
- a CDS encoding helix-turn-helix domain-containing protein: MAKDTSKTGKNHEAAAANITAAAGPDRWLTIKEAAEISALKENTLYCLCLKRALPSYKIAGKMRRIKETDLIKWMESCRVEAR, from the coding sequence ATGGCGAAAGACACATCCAAAACGGGCAAAAATCATGAAGCTGCCGCTGCTAATATCACCGCCGCCGCTGGTCCCGACCGCTGGCTGACCATCAAGGAGGCCGCTGAAATCTCGGCGCTGAAGGAAAACACGTTGTATTGCTTGTGTTTGAAGCGCGCCCTGCCTTCGTACAAAATCGCCGGTAAGATGAGGCGCATCAAGGAGACGGACCTGATCAAGTGGATGGAGTCATGCCGTGTAGAGGCCCGCTGA
- a CDS encoding tyrosine-type recombinase/integrase → MAKSSPGIYRRGKTFWITYMGVDGKQQWESTRSKLKADADYLLACRKKEVAEGITPVTFNRKKYTTTFDQLAEKYLEYCKAQRDYKSKAGRVRRLQRTFGEMRLIDITLEELERYQSARCTEAKQPKKEGGVSSGAVSPATVNRELTALKNMFTKAEQWGLIPDSTLKTVRKVRLTKENNRRLRFLAVAEMTALVDSCSRGLREIVVFALNTGCRRGEILSLTWDHVDLKHGFIRIADSKNGESRDIPINAALADMFKGVVRRIDSPYVFTNPDTGTRYQDVKRSFATACRRAAIMNFHFHDLRHTFASHLVMNGVDLTTVSRLLGHKSLTMTLRYSHLAPDHLKKAVERLTWKDGPTIEQQLFPAV, encoded by the coding sequence ATGGCAAAGTCGAGCCCTGGAATCTACAGGCGCGGTAAGACGTTCTGGATCACCTACATGGGGGTGGACGGAAAGCAGCAGTGGGAGAGCACGCGTAGCAAACTGAAGGCCGACGCCGATTATCTGCTTGCCTGCCGGAAAAAAGAAGTTGCCGAGGGGATTACTCCCGTCACATTCAACCGGAAGAAATACACCACGACGTTCGACCAGCTGGCGGAGAAGTACCTGGAGTACTGCAAGGCGCAACGGGACTACAAGAGCAAGGCTGGTCGTGTTAGGAGACTGCAACGGACGTTTGGCGAAATGCGGTTGATCGACATCACGCTCGAAGAACTGGAGCGGTATCAGTCGGCCAGGTGTACCGAGGCGAAGCAGCCGAAAAAAGAGGGGGGTGTGTCGTCGGGAGCCGTTTCACCAGCTACCGTCAACCGCGAGTTGACCGCCCTGAAGAACATGTTTACCAAGGCGGAACAGTGGGGGTTGATTCCGGATTCAACTTTGAAGACCGTGCGAAAAGTCCGGCTGACGAAGGAGAACAACAGGCGGCTGCGGTTTCTTGCCGTGGCCGAGATGACCGCGCTTGTGGATTCTTGCTCCAGGGGATTGCGGGAAATCGTCGTGTTCGCGCTCAATACCGGCTGTAGACGTGGGGAGATTCTTTCTCTCACATGGGACCACGTTGACCTGAAGCACGGCTTCATCAGGATAGCGGACAGCAAAAACGGCGAATCGCGCGACATCCCCATCAACGCCGCGCTCGCTGACATGTTCAAGGGGGTGGTGCGCCGCATCGACTCGCCCTATGTGTTCACGAATCCCGACACCGGCACCAGATATCAGGACGTGAAGCGTTCCTTCGCCACCGCCTGTCGCAGGGCCGCGATTATGAATTTCCATTTCCACGATCTTCGCCACACGTTTGCGAGCCACCTGGTGATGAACGGGGTGGACCTTACCACCGTCTCCCGGCTCCTGGGCCACAAGAGCCTGACCATGACCTTGCGGTACTCCCACCTTGCACCCGACCACCTGAAGAAGGCCGTTGAAAGGTTGACGTGGAAAGACGGCCCGACAATCGAACAGCAGCTGTTTCCAGCAGTCTGA